One Sphingobacteruim zhuxiongii DNA window includes the following coding sequences:
- a CDS encoding S9 family peptidase: MNRILPVALTAVLFLALDVANAQAQKLTFEQSWGQAPSLTKSISGYLGWADASNYIESNGNQLFQVNVKSGEKKSYTYPTSTSTEVFVKDKDIYIQYPGSQAKQLTQSPELDEQNPTLSPDGKYVAFTRKSDLYSLEVSTGKEIRYTQDGTDVIYNGWSSWVYYEEILGRPTNYKAFWWSPDSKQLAFMRFDDTNVPMFPIYVSKGQHGYLEETRYPKAGDPNPEVKVGIVKVEGSPVVWASFNEKDDQYFGQPYWSFDSQSIMVQWMNRDQTNLKFYAVNPSDGSKSEIYNEEQSTWINLDHDERITYLADNKHYILKSDKTGWAHYYLYSLTGKLINPLTSGEWQVKEIAHIDEKGKVLYFTARKENSATIDLYRVNFNGKNLKRLTFGDYTHDVKVSPDGKYFITSYSNIYTPTKVALVDFNGKVVKELADSKSADFANYKVGKRDFFTIPSEDGKFNLPVIITYPTDFDESKEYPVIMSIYGGPDAGTVRNTWKGVNGQYWANEGVIQIECDHRASGHFGKQGVAWMHRSLGNWELVDYITIAKWLKAKPWVAKDKLLITGHSYGGYMTCLALTKGADYFDYGIAGAPVTSWDLYDTHYTERWMDTPQANPEGYKNGSILPYVKQYKGRLRIMHGDLDDNVHMQNTIQLVDALTDRQVPFELMIYPGSRHGFGRSKQAYDFKERVRFYYQYLLEKPVPENLK, translated from the coding sequence ATGAACAGAATTTTACCTGTTGCTTTAACAGCCGTATTATTTTTAGCGCTGGACGTAGCGAACGCACAAGCGCAGAAATTAACTTTTGAACAGTCTTGGGGACAAGCTCCTTCACTAACGAAATCTATCAGTGGATATTTAGGCTGGGCTGATGCTTCAAACTACATTGAAAGTAACGGCAATCAACTTTTTCAAGTGAATGTTAAGTCTGGTGAAAAGAAAAGTTATACCTATCCGACAAGTACTTCGACCGAAGTATTCGTAAAAGATAAAGACATTTATATTCAGTATCCGGGAAGTCAAGCGAAGCAATTAACTCAATCGCCAGAGCTTGATGAACAAAATCCGACGCTGTCGCCTGATGGGAAATACGTTGCTTTTACACGTAAGAGTGATTTGTATAGCCTCGAGGTAAGTACAGGGAAAGAAATTCGGTATACGCAAGACGGGACAGACGTTATCTACAATGGTTGGTCATCATGGGTTTACTATGAAGAGATTTTAGGTCGTCCAACAAACTACAAAGCATTCTGGTGGTCTCCAGATAGTAAACAGTTAGCTTTTATGCGTTTTGATGATACCAATGTACCGATGTTTCCAATTTATGTTTCGAAGGGACAACACGGATATTTGGAAGAGACTCGCTATCCAAAAGCTGGTGACCCAAATCCAGAAGTGAAAGTTGGTATTGTAAAAGTGGAAGGATCACCGGTAGTTTGGGCTTCTTTCAACGAAAAAGACGATCAATATTTCGGTCAGCCTTATTGGAGTTTTGATAGCCAATCGATCATGGTACAATGGATGAATCGTGATCAGACGAATCTTAAATTCTATGCTGTTAATCCTTCTGATGGTTCAAAATCAGAGATCTATAATGAAGAACAATCAACTTGGATCAATCTTGATCACGATGAAAGGATTACTTATTTAGCGGATAACAAACACTATATTCTAAAGTCTGATAAGACCGGTTGGGCACATTATTATTTGTATAGCTTAACAGGAAAACTGATTAACCCCTTAACATCTGGAGAATGGCAAGTGAAAGAAATTGCACATATCGATGAAAAAGGGAAGGTATTATACTTCACTGCTCGTAAAGAAAACTCAGCAACGATTGATTTATATCGTGTTAATTTCAATGGTAAGAATCTTAAACGACTAACTTTTGGTGACTATACGCATGATGTTAAAGTTTCTCCTGACGGCAAATATTTCATCACCTCATATTCCAATATATACACACCAACGAAAGTTGCTTTAGTGGACTTCAATGGCAAAGTGGTTAAAGAATTGGCGGACAGTAAATCGGCGGATTTTGCAAACTACAAGGTAGGTAAGCGCGATTTCTTTACTATTCCTTCAGAAGATGGTAAGTTCAACTTGCCTGTCATCATCACTTATCCGACTGACTTTGATGAGTCGAAAGAATATCCGGTTATCATGTCAATCTACGGTGGTCCGGATGCTGGTACGGTTAGAAATACATGGAAAGGTGTGAATGGACAGTATTGGGCAAATGAAGGTGTGATTCAAATAGAATGTGATCACCGTGCTTCTGGGCATTTCGGTAAGCAGGGAGTCGCATGGATGCATAGAAGTTTGGGGAACTGGGAATTAGTAGATTATATTACGATCGCGAAATGGTTAAAAGCAAAACCATGGGTTGCAAAGGATAAATTACTAATCACAGGGCATAGTTATGGTGGTTATATGACTTGTTTGGCTTTAACTAAAGGAGCTGATTATTTCGACTATGGAATTGCCGGTGCTCCTGTTACAAGTTGGGATCTATATGATACACACTATACGGAACGTTGGATGGATACACCTCAGGCGAATCCAGAAGGTTATAAAAATGGATCTATTCTTCCGTATGTAAAACAATATAAAGGCAGACTTCGTATTATGCATGGCGACCTAGACGATAATGTACATATGCAAAATACAATTCAATTAGTAGATGCATTAACTGATCGACAAGTTCCATTCGAACTGATGATTTATCCAGGAAGTAGACATGGTTTTGGTCGCAGTAAGCAAGCCTATGATTTTAAAGAACGTGTTCGATTCTATTATCAGTATTTATTAGAAAAACCCGTTCCCGAGAATTTAAAATAA
- a CDS encoding DUF3276 family protein has protein sequence MGDFDNKEREEVFSKKVRAGKRTYFFDVKATRSNDYYVTITESKKRFEDGQFIKHKIFLYKEDFEKFAEGLQDVVEYIKSNQEVVEKRYEPNQDDSNYESNGELIQKDNFSF, from the coding sequence ATGGGAGATTTTGATAACAAAGAGCGTGAAGAGGTATTTTCAAAAAAGGTGAGAGCAGGTAAGCGTACTTATTTTTTTGATGTAAAGGCAACTCGCTCCAACGACTATTATGTGACAATTACTGAGAGCAAAAAGCGTTTCGAAGACGGACAATTCATTAAACATAAGATCTTTTTGTACAAAGAAGACTTCGAGAAGTTTGCTGAAGGGTTGCAAGATGTGGTAGAATATATCAAATCTAATCAGGAAGTAGTAGAAAAGAGATATGAACCTAATCAAGACGATTCCAACTACGAAAGCAATGGAGAATTAATTCAAAAAGATAATTTCTCCTTTTAA
- a CDS encoding LiaF transmembrane domain-containing protein, with translation MNTQQTNNENEQKPPRNNSSTTMAGMFIVFFGVAILLKNMNMGSIVPSWIFGWETILIIIGLVIGVNSKFEKKSSIVLIAIGSIFLLKNELDLSFGRFIVPMAAIILGVYLIKRNRVAPKLPPTTPRDDEYDWDKRVGYGDQTSLDGNPSDGNTANTTNSYAQATSNEHRDSYYRNYLPDFENYLKVDNFFSDTKKIILSKNFLGGNITSVFGSTNLNFLQADLKQPVVIDTFQLFGSTKIIVPTNWRISSNVASVFGELDDRRPMIEVTTDENKKIYITGTSIFGGLTIKNS, from the coding sequence ATGAACACGCAACAAACGAACAACGAAAACGAACAAAAACCACCAAGGAACAATAGTTCTACAACCATGGCCGGAATGTTCATTGTATTCTTTGGAGTAGCCATTCTCTTGAAGAACATGAACATGGGTAGCATTGTACCTTCATGGATCTTTGGTTGGGAAACGATTCTTATTATCATTGGTTTAGTGATCGGAGTAAACTCAAAATTCGAAAAGAAATCATCAATTGTCCTAATTGCAATAGGTAGTATTTTCTTGTTAAAGAATGAGCTTGATCTATCTTTCGGCCGATTTATAGTCCCAATGGCAGCTATTATCCTGGGCGTTTACTTAATCAAGCGCAACAGAGTAGCTCCAAAATTACCTCCTACGACTCCAAGAGATGATGAATACGATTGGGACAAGCGAGTGGGCTATGGAGATCAAACATCCTTAGATGGTAACCCATCTGATGGAAATACAGCAAACACAACAAATTCCTATGCTCAAGCGACAAGCAATGAGCATAGGGATAGTTACTATAGAAACTATTTACCTGACTTTGAAAACTATTTGAAAGTCGATAACTTCTTTTCAGACACGAAGAAAATCATTCTTTCGAAGAACTTCTTAGGCGGAAACATTACGTCAGTGTTCGGAAGCACAAATTTAAACTTCCTACAAGCTGACTTAAAGCAACCTGTCGTGATTGATACTTTCCAATTATTCGGGAGCACGAAGATCATCGTTCCAACAAACTGGCGAATCTCTTCAAATGTCGCATCTGTTTTTGGTGAATTAGATGACCGTCGCCCAATGATCGAAGTAACGACAGACGAGAACAAGAAGATTTATATTACTGGAACTTCAATCTTTGGCGGTTTAACCATTAAGAATAGTTAA
- a CDS encoding 1-deoxy-D-xylulose-5-phosphate reductoisomerase encodes MEKKNLAVLGSTGSVGTQTLEVVACFPDRFTVSVLTAGRNAELLIQQALQFRPKLVVLSDEQAYLKVKEALVGTDVQVACGEEALVDAVQLDEIDIVLTAIVGSAGLKPTIAAIKKGKDIALANKETLVVAGELITKLVDEYKVRLLPVDSEHSAIFQCLPGEENNPIEKIILTASGGPFRGKSRADLERVTKAQALKHPNWSMGAKITIDSASLMNKGLEVIEAKWLFDLDVDQIEVVIHPQSIIHSLVQFQDGSLKAQMGLPDMKLPIQYALTYPDRLQNEFPRFNFLNYPNLTFETPDVQTFRNLDLAFQALREGGNRACVLNAANEIVVASFLKDELSFLGMSDIIEETMCQVEQKEKLEFEDYLHYDAESRRVARSLIERRYKL; translated from the coding sequence TTGGAAAAAAAGAATTTAGCCGTATTGGGCTCAACCGGAAGCGTGGGAACACAAACGCTGGAAGTTGTCGCTTGTTTTCCTGATCGGTTTACAGTTTCTGTCTTAACAGCTGGACGTAATGCAGAACTATTAATTCAACAAGCTTTACAGTTTCGACCTAAATTGGTTGTATTGTCTGATGAGCAAGCTTATCTGAAAGTTAAGGAAGCGCTGGTAGGCACTGATGTGCAAGTCGCTTGTGGAGAAGAGGCGCTCGTTGATGCAGTTCAATTGGATGAAATTGATATTGTATTGACAGCGATCGTAGGATCTGCAGGGTTGAAACCAACAATTGCTGCGATTAAAAAGGGTAAAGATATTGCACTTGCCAATAAAGAAACCTTAGTTGTTGCTGGCGAATTGATTACGAAGTTAGTTGATGAGTACAAGGTTCGTTTACTTCCAGTCGATTCGGAACACTCCGCAATTTTTCAATGTTTGCCGGGCGAAGAGAACAACCCGATTGAGAAGATTATTCTAACAGCCTCCGGAGGACCTTTCCGTGGAAAGAGCAGGGCAGATTTGGAACGCGTAACAAAGGCTCAGGCGTTAAAGCATCCGAATTGGTCAATGGGAGCGAAAATTACAATTGATTCTGCTTCCCTGATGAATAAGGGACTTGAAGTCATTGAAGCAAAGTGGTTGTTTGATTTAGACGTTGATCAGATTGAAGTTGTTATCCATCCACAGTCGATTATACATTCACTGGTACAATTTCAAGACGGGTCATTAAAAGCACAAATGGGCTTACCTGATATGAAATTACCGATTCAATATGCATTAACTTATCCCGATAGGCTACAAAACGAATTTCCTCGTTTCAATTTTCTAAACTATCCGAATTTAACTTTCGAGACTCCGGATGTGCAGACTTTTCGTAATCTCGATTTAGCTTTTCAAGCACTCCGTGAAGGAGGTAATCGAGCATGTGTATTGAATGCTGCAAATGAGATTGTCGTGGCTTCATTCTTAAAAGATGAACTGTCGTTTTTGGGAATGAGTGATATCATTGAAGAGACAATGTGTCAGGTTGAACAAAAAGAAAAACTAGAATTTGAAGACTATCTGCACTATGACGCTGAAAGTAGAAGAGTGGCACGAAGTTTAATAGAACGAAGATATAAATTATAA
- a CDS encoding sensor histidine kinase: MIINIFWNIQEELLENKKRKDESEKMVRDAELYNLRQQLQPHFLFNSLNSIIALIGSKPTEARNMVFQLSDFLRGTMRKDERQFSNVEDELNHLKLYLDIEKVRFGHRLSTDFDYTEEVLQAKIPVMILQPLVENAIKFGLYNVTDQVLIKIDLTLTENLLTIRISNPFETDQTEQKKGTGFGLSSIQRRLYLLFGRTDLLQTATEDQNFISTLRIPQ, from the coding sequence ATGATTATCAATATTTTTTGGAACATTCAAGAGGAATTATTGGAAAATAAAAAGAGAAAAGATGAAAGTGAAAAAATGGTCCGCGATGCAGAGCTCTACAATCTTAGACAACAACTTCAACCACATTTTCTATTTAACAGTTTAAACTCCATTATCGCTTTAATTGGCAGTAAACCAACTGAGGCAAGAAATATGGTCTTTCAATTATCCGATTTCCTAAGAGGTACGATGCGTAAAGATGAGCGCCAATTTAGTAATGTCGAAGATGAGCTAAATCATCTAAAACTCTATTTAGACATTGAAAAGGTTCGTTTTGGACATCGCTTATCGACCGATTTTGATTATACCGAAGAGGTCTTGCAAGCAAAAATCCCGGTCATGATCCTCCAACCCCTAGTGGAAAATGCGATCAAATTTGGATTATACAACGTTACTGATCAGGTTTTAATAAAAATAGACTTAACTTTAACGGAGAATTTACTAACTATACGAATCAGCAATCCTTTTGAAACGGATCAAACCGAACAGAAAAAGGGAACTGGATTCGGATTATCCAGTATACAACGTCGATTATATTTATTATTCGGACGGACAGATTTACTACAAACAGCAACAGAAGACCAAAACTTTATATCTACATTAAGAATACCACAATGA